In Osmia bicornis bicornis chromosome 1, iOsmBic2.1, whole genome shotgun sequence, the following proteins share a genomic window:
- the LOC114881315 gene encoding mitochondrial ornithine transporter 1, with translation MTLENTSRENQHIKNLRDGVIDFVAGSLGGVTLVYVGQPLDTVKVKMQTFPSMYKGMVNCFLQTLKTDGVIRGLYAGTVPAIVANVAENSVLFAAYGGCQRMISNVLGVKKEDLTSVQNACAGFFAAFFSSLTLCPTELIKCKLQAIREVQAEMILTETESETATVAAKNIINKKIGPWSLTNQILKEQGIRGLFSGLSSTIAREMPGYFFFFGGYEITRELLSKPNESRNDIGWQKTMIAGGVGGTVLWLVIFPADVIKSRIQVKNLKEPALVIMKDIVRNEGIGALYNGLKPTLLRTVPATATLFVTYEYTKKFMHNYFENN, from the exons ATGACTCTCGAAAATACATCAAGAGAAAATCAGCATATAAAGAATTTAAGAGATGGTGTAATTGATTTTGTTGCTGGTTCACTTG GTGGAGTAACGCTTGTATATGTTGGGCAACCCTTAGATACTGTTAAGGTAAAAATGCAAACATTTCCTTCCATGTATAAAGGAATGGTAAATTGTTTTCTCCAAACATTAAAAACAGATGGAGTAATACGTGGTTTATATGCAGGAACCGTGCCTGCGATAGTTGCTAATGTAGCTGAAAACTCAGTATTATTTGCTGCATACGGTGGATGCCAAAGAATGATATCTAATGTGTTAG GTGTGAAGAAAGAGGATTTAACATCAGTTCAAAATGCTTGTGCTGGCTTTTTtgctgcattcttttcatcgtTAACACTATGTCCAACAGAGcttataaaatgtaaattacaaGCGATAAGAGAAGTTCAAGCTGAAATGATATTAACAGAAACAGAATCAGAAACAGCAACAGTAGCagcaaaaaatataattaat AAAAAAATTGGACCATGGAGTTTAACAAACCAAATTCTTAAAGAACAAGGAATAAGAGGTCTATTTTCCGGTTTATCATCGACCATAGCTCGTGAAATGCCcggatatttcttttttttcggaGGTTATGAAATCACCAGAGAACTTTTATCAAAACCAAATGAAAGTAGGAACGATATTGGATGGCAGAAAACAATGATAGCTGGTGGTGTTGGTGGAACTGTATTATGGCTTGTTATATTTCCAGCAGATGTTATTAAAAGTAGAATACAG gTAAAAAACTTAAAAGAGCCAGCATTAGTAATTATGAAAGATATTGTGAGGAATGAAGGTATTGGTGCTTTATACAATGGTTTAAAACCAACGTTATTAAGAACAGTACCAGCAACAGCTACATTGTTTGTAACTTACGAATATACTAAAAAATTTATg